A single region of the Bacillus cereus genome encodes:
- the rpiB gene encoding ribose 5-phosphate isomerase B: protein MKVVVASDHGGMNIRKELVSLLEELNIEYIDLGCECEAGSVDYPDFAFPAAEMVANGEVDRGILVCGTGIGMSIAANKVNGIRCALVHDTFSAKATREHNDTNMLAMGERVIGAGLARDIAKIWLTTDYEGGRHENRVGKIKTYETK from the coding sequence ATGAAAGTAGTAGTAGCATCTGATCACGGCGGTATGAATATCCGTAAAGAACTTGTAAGTTTATTAGAAGAATTAAATATTGAATATATTGATTTAGGTTGTGAATGTGAAGCTGGTTCTGTTGATTACCCTGATTTTGCGTTTCCGGCAGCAGAAATGGTCGCAAATGGTGAAGTAGATCGTGGTATTTTAGTTTGCGGGACAGGCATCGGCATGTCAATCGCGGCAAACAAAGTAAACGGTATTCGTTGTGCGTTAGTTCATGATACTTTTAGTGCGAAAGCGACGAGAGAGCATAATGACACTAACATGCTAGCAATGGGCGAGCGTGTAATTGGGGCTGGTCTAGCGCGTGATATCGCAAAAATTTGGTTAACAACTGACTATGAAGGTGGCCGTCACGAAAACCGCGTAGGAAAAATTAAAACGTACGAAACAAAGTAA
- the upp gene encoding uracil phosphoribosyltransferase: MGKLYVFDHPLIQHKITYIRDKNTGTKDFRELVDEVASLMAFEITRDLPLKDIEIETPVSKATTKVIAGKKLGLIPILRAGLGMVDGILKLIPAAKVGHVGLYRDPKTLQPVEYYVKLPTDVEERDFIVLDPMLATGGSAAEAINSLKKRGAKQIKLMCIVAAPEGVKVVQEEHPDVDIYVAALDEKLNDHGYVVPGLGDAGDRLFGTK; this comes from the coding sequence ATGGGAAAACTGTATGTATTTGATCACCCGTTAATTCAACATAAGATTACATATATTCGCGATAAGAATACAGGTACGAAAGATTTTCGTGAATTAGTGGACGAAGTAGCAAGCTTAATGGCTTTTGAAATTACTCGCGACCTTCCACTTAAAGACATTGAAATTGAAACGCCTGTAAGCAAAGCGACAACAAAAGTGATCGCTGGTAAAAAACTTGGTTTAATTCCGATTTTACGTGCAGGTTTAGGAATGGTTGATGGAATTCTGAAATTAATTCCAGCAGCAAAAGTAGGACACGTTGGTTTATACCGTGACCCTAAAACATTGCAACCGGTAGAATACTATGTGAAACTTCCAACGGATGTAGAAGAGCGTGACTTTATCGTACTAGATCCAATGCTAGCAACAGGTGGTTCTGCAGCTGAAGCAATTAATTCTCTGAAAAAGCGCGGTGCAAAGCAAATTAAATTAATGTGTATCGTAGCTGCTCCAGAAGGAGTAAAAGTAGTACAAGAAGAGCATCCTGATGTTGATATTTATGTAGCAGCATTAGATGAGAAGCTAAATGACCATGGTTATGTAGTTCCAGGTCTTGGTGATGCTGGTGACCGTTTATTCGGAACGAAGTAA
- a CDS encoding low molecular weight protein arginine phosphatase, with protein MKRVLFVCTGNTCRSPMAEALLRHYGEGKFEVQSAGVFAYPGSDASVHAKEALAEKGIAIDHAAQQVNETLVDWADIVVTMTENHKQIVLGHYPSVEKKLDTLYGLTEGISKDISDPFGGSLSIYKETLEEMEKLVQTFLKKHSEG; from the coding sequence ATGAAACGAGTGTTATTTGTTTGCACTGGAAATACATGCCGTAGTCCGATGGCTGAGGCATTGCTTCGTCATTACGGAGAAGGTAAATTTGAAGTGCAATCTGCTGGCGTTTTCGCCTATCCTGGAAGCGATGCGTCGGTACATGCAAAGGAAGCTTTAGCTGAAAAAGGCATTGCAATCGATCATGCCGCGCAGCAGGTAAATGAAACTTTGGTTGATTGGGCGGATATTGTAGTAACAATGACGGAAAACCATAAGCAAATTGTACTTGGGCATTATCCGAGTGTTGAAAAGAAATTGGATACATTATATGGATTAACTGAGGGTATAAGTAAGGATATTTCAGATCCATTTGGCGGATCGCTTTCTATTTATAAAGAAACGCTAGAAGAGATGGAAAAACTTGTACAAACTTTCCTGAAAAAACATTCAGAAGGTTGA
- a CDS encoding TIGR01440 family protein, giving the protein MTEIVKVREQLQMSLSDFQEQATLQSGQIFVVGCSTSEVLGERIGTSGTMEVAEAIFSELKQFQEGTGIELAFQCCEHLNRALVVERDVAMKYQFEIVTVTPVRSAGGALATYAYHNFKDPVVIEFIKADAGMDIGDTFIGMHLKHVAVPVRTSVKEIGSAHVTMAKTRGKLIGGARAVYAANEEAIPCR; this is encoded by the coding sequence ATGACAGAAATCGTAAAGGTAAGAGAACAGCTACAAATGTCGCTTTCTGATTTCCAAGAACAAGCCACGCTGCAAAGTGGTCAAATTTTTGTAGTGGGGTGTAGCACGAGTGAAGTGCTAGGTGAAAGAATTGGAACATCAGGAACGATGGAAGTGGCAGAGGCGATTTTTTCTGAATTAAAGCAATTTCAAGAGGGAACAGGTATTGAATTGGCGTTTCAATGTTGTGAGCATTTAAATCGTGCTTTAGTAGTTGAGAGAGATGTAGCGATGAAATATCAGTTTGAAATTGTAACAGTTACGCCTGTTAGATCAGCAGGTGGTGCATTAGCGACGTATGCGTATCACAATTTTAAAGATCCGGTAGTAATTGAGTTTATTAAAGCAGATGCAGGAATGGATATCGGCGATACATTTATCGGTATGCATTTAAAACATGTAGCTGTTCCGGTTCGTACAAGTGTGAAGGAAATAGGAAGTGCGCATGTAACGATGGCGAAAACACGTGGAAAACTAATAGGTGGAGCACGTGCTGTTTATGCGGCAAATGAAGAAGCTATTCCTTGCCGTTAA
- the glyA gene encoding serine hydroxymethyltransferase: MDHLKRQDEKVFAAIEAELGRQRSKIELIASENFVSEAVMEAQGSVLTNKYAEGYPGKRYYGGCEHVDVVEDIARDRAKEIFGAEHVNVQPHSGAQANMAVYFTILEQGDTVLGMNLSHGGHLTHGSPVNFSGVQYNFVEYGVDAESHRINYDDVLAKAKEHKPKLIVAGASAYPRVIDFKRFREIADEVGAYFMVDMAHIAGLVAAGLHPNPVPHAHFVTTTTHKTLRGPRGGMILCEEQFAKQIDKSIFPGIQGGPLMHVIAAKAVAFGETLQDEFKTYAQNIINNANRLAEGLQKEGLTLVSGGTDNHLILIDVRNLEITGKVAEHVLDEVGITVNKNTIPFETASPFVTSGVRIGTAAVTSRGFGLEEMDEIAALIAYTLKNHENEVALEEARKRVEALTSKFPMYTNL; encoded by the coding sequence GTGGATCATTTAAAACGTCAAGATGAAAAGGTATTTGCTGCAATTGAGGCAGAACTAGGAAGACAGCGTTCAAAGATTGAGTTAATTGCTTCGGAAAACTTCGTAAGTGAAGCAGTAATGGAGGCGCAAGGTTCTGTTTTAACGAATAAGTATGCTGAAGGATATCCTGGAAAACGTTACTATGGTGGCTGTGAGCACGTAGACGTAGTGGAAGATATCGCACGTGATCGCGCGAAAGAAATTTTTGGTGCAGAGCATGTAAATGTTCAACCACATTCTGGTGCACAAGCGAACATGGCAGTATACTTCACAATTTTAGAGCAAGGCGATACAGTACTTGGTATGAATTTATCTCATGGTGGTCACTTAACACACGGAAGCCCTGTTAACTTCAGTGGAGTACAATATAATTTCGTAGAATATGGCGTGGATGCTGAATCTCACCGTATTAATTACGATGATGTATTAGCAAAAGCGAAAGAACATAAACCAAAATTAATCGTTGCAGGTGCAAGTGCATATCCTCGTGTTATCGATTTCAAACGATTCCGTGAGATTGCAGATGAAGTGGGTGCATACTTTATGGTTGATATGGCACATATCGCTGGTTTAGTAGCTGCTGGTTTACATCCAAACCCAGTACCACATGCACATTTCGTTACAACGACAACACATAAAACATTACGTGGTCCACGTGGTGGTATGATTTTATGTGAAGAGCAATTTGCAAAACAAATTGATAAATCAATCTTCCCTGGTATCCAAGGTGGTCCACTTATGCACGTAATTGCTGCAAAAGCTGTTGCGTTTGGTGAGACACTACAAGATGAGTTTAAAACATATGCACAAAATATCATTAATAATGCGAACCGCTTAGCTGAAGGCCTTCAAAAAGAAGGACTTACACTTGTTTCTGGTGGAACAGACAATCACTTAATCTTGATTGATGTTCGTAACTTAGAAATCACAGGTAAAGTAGCAGAGCACGTATTAGATGAAGTTGGTATTACAGTGAACAAAAATACAATTCCATTTGAAACAGCAAGCCCATTTGTAACAAGCGGCGTGCGTATCGGTACGGCAGCTGTAACATCTCGTGGTTTCGGCTTAGAAGAAATGGATGAAATTGCAGCACTTATTGCTTATACATTAAAAAATCATGAGAATGAAGTTGCATTAGAAGAAGCGCGTAAACGTGTAGAAGCGTTAACGAGCAAATTCCCAATGTATACAAATCTATAA